One stretch of Meiothermus cerbereus DSM 11376 DNA includes these proteins:
- a CDS encoding tryptophan-rich sensory protein: MMQWLVVLAIIVTIAVNALANILPIAGRRTGEISDSFPSFFTPAGYVFAIWGLIYLALLAYAVYQALPAQRDNPRLAATRGLFVLSCGFNVAWLLCWHYLLIVPSMVMMLGLLTTLVLLYERLGIGKEAVPAAESWLARVPFSIYLGWITVATAANAVTTLLELGWNGGGISGQVWAALLVLVAAGIGFVFAQTRRDIPFNLVLLWAFVGIWVAHASEPVVVYGVLAGLLVVVAGLGTAFLRR; encoded by the coding sequence TTGATGCAATGGTTGGTGGTGCTGGCTATTATCGTCACCATCGCGGTTAATGCCCTGGCCAACATCCTGCCCATTGCGGGCCGCCGCACCGGTGAGATTTCCGATAGCTTTCCCAGCTTCTTTACCCCGGCGGGCTATGTGTTTGCCATCTGGGGCCTGATTTACCTGGCCCTGCTGGCCTACGCGGTCTACCAGGCCCTGCCCGCCCAGCGCGACAATCCCCGGCTGGCGGCTACCCGCGGGCTTTTTGTGCTGTCTTGTGGGTTCAACGTGGCCTGGTTGCTCTGCTGGCACTACCTGCTGATTGTGCCCAGCATGGTGATGATGCTGGGCCTGCTCACCACCCTGGTGCTCCTGTACGAACGGCTGGGAATAGGAAAAGAGGCCGTTCCGGCTGCCGAAAGCTGGCTGGCTCGAGTTCCCTTTAGCATCTACCTGGGCTGGATTACTGTAGCGACCGCCGCCAACGCAGTTACCACGCTGCTCGAGCTGGGCTGGAACGGCGGGGGCATTTCTGGGCAGGTTTGGGCCGCCCTGCTGGTGTTGGTTGCAGCAGGCATCGGGTTTGTGTTTGCCCAGACCCGGCGCGACATCCCCTTCAACCTGGTGTTGCTGTGGGCCTTTGTGGGCATCTGGGTAGCCCACGCCTCCGAGCCGGTGGTGGTGTATGGGGTACTCGCAGGGCTCTTGGTGGTGGTGGCGGGGTTGGGAACGGCTTTTTTGCGCAGATAG